GCGCTACTTCCTTGCGTCGACCGTCTCTGCCGACGTGTCTCTATCTGCTGCTCGCCGTGTGCCTGAGCCAGTTTCCTAGCCAGCTTCCAGTCGGCGCGACGCCGGTGGGACTTCCATCTGAACCAACCAGAGTGATTCCCGAACTACGCTCGGATGCACTCTCGGTGCCGGGAGTCCCCTTTCGCGTAAACCCTACCACTCGCCGGGCCGCCGCACTGTGAGGGGTCTGCCTGGAATACGCGACACCACTTGAGCTCGCGCCTGGTAGCACCACACGCGACGAAAAACCTGCGCCAGTGACTACGGGATACCCGGCTACCACCTGGCTCGGGTCTacctgtacgtacaccccatCGGGTCGCCGAATACAGTGTTTTACTCCTGGATCGCCAGTGCTCGCCAGTCTCCAGGGGCCGGCAGCTGTCTCCCCTGCGGCGCTCAAACGCGGCACAAGCACCTGTTGAGTGGAAGGCGACTCGTTCTGTCCACGACCGTTCGGCTGATTTCCGCCCGCAAACGCGGGTACAGCAGAGCTTCTCGAACTCCCGCTTTCCGGCGGCAACTGCCCGGAGGCTTTTCGCCAAGCCGCGCTGAACGATTCAGCGTCCCTGGAgtttccttcgctgcctgcTTCCCCCGTAGGTGCTGTGTGGAACATTTGTGCAAATTCGGCCGATGTCAGCATGCAGGCCTCGAGTGAAGAAGAGTCTGCCGCATTGGCGGCGGACGGCGATTTGGCATAAGGACGCATCCTTGGGTCCTCCGCCGTGGCGGATACAGGAgcgtctgctttcttctcactCTCCAAAGAAACCGGAAACGGGGGCCGAGCCGCCGACTTGGCGGCAGACGACGCAGCGATTCCAGCGGAAGGCACGCGCGTCACCACCCCCGCAACCCCGTTGGTGCGGCCGAGAACGCCTCCCACGCGAGACGCCTCGTGCGATCTGACATCTGATCTCGCTGCGTCGGGTCGCGACATGCCCCCGGCGCCGTCTGCGAGCCTGACGCTGCCGCTCGAGGCAGAACTGGCGGCGACACGGCCAGGCTGAGCTGACGAGGCAAACGAAGCCGGCGTCGACTGACGCGCGGCAGCCGAACTGCCCCCCGTCGCAGACCCCGCAGGGAACGGCCGAGAGCCGGTCGTTTCCACGGTGGCAGGCGTGGGTAGCGCGAACACGCCTCCGAGTTTGTCGTCCGGAAACGGGTATTTCTGGTGTAGATGCGCTGGGGGcccaggagacgcagaggctgCCGTCGAGGCGGATGACATTTTACGggacgacagcgaggcagccAGGCCGGTTCCGGCCATCAGGAGCCCTTGAGACGCGGTGGGAACCGGGTACGAGGTGGAGACGCAAGTTTCTGAACCGGACGCGGAGTTGCCCACGAACGGCAGCCCCGATGCCTGGCCACCAGACCCAGGCCTGCCGGCTTTCGTTCCGCTCTCTTGCCACAGCTGCTTCAGCTTCTGTTGCGAGAGATACTCGTGCCGAAGCCGCTGCTGATCCGGCGTGTAGgtctgctgcgtcgccggccAATACAACGGGTTTCCCGTCCCCCACACGGTGCCTGGCGAGGCATGCTCCACGGCTCCATACGCGCCAATGTAAGGCGGCGCGTTTCCAGAAATGGGAacaaagaaagacgaggccgCGTGTCGTGGCTTCGCGTTCGGAGCCGCCCCCGCTgccgccgtcctctccccgTCGGCCATCGATTGCGAGACGCCCAGCCTCCCCGGCCCTCCTGGGCTGCCGAGACGACGCGCCACAGACCCCGTAGGCGCCTGTGGAGAGTCTGTCGCTGACAGAGCGACGGGCGCAGTTCGAGGAGCGGCGCTCGAGACCCGCGTCGAAGGGATTCCGTTCTGCGCGGACGGACCCCCTGGCGTCTCTTCGACTCGTCTGCCTGACCCCAGCTGGAAAGCTGGCCCACCTCGCCAGCGCTCGCCTGGCGCAGCGCCTGTCCTTTCCGCGTCCACTCTCAGCTCTCCGACGTTTGGGGGGTGCTGGAATCCGGCGTGAAACTCGCCCAGCACCAGCCGCGCATTCGTAACAGGCACTGTGTACGGAGGAAGCAGACAAGTTCTGGAGGCGCCTGCTGACGTCTTCGGTTCCGCGCCTGGGCCGCGAGCGTCTTGCGATGCTCCAAGTGGATGTGGTCTTTGCTTTGGGTCCGTTGCAGTCGCTCGGGACGCCTCGAACAGTGCCCAGATGCGATTGCAAATGTCCTGGGCCTTCTTGTGTGGGCGGTTCTTCTGCTTTCccgccgctgcggcttctGCAAAAAGCTGGCGTTGCTGCTCAGCCAGCGCCTGGAGCTCCGCCGGCTCGAGTCCCCACTCCGCAGCAAGCCGTGTTTGTTCAGCTGCATCCAGAGCTGCACTTTCGTCGTCGATGGCCTGCTCCAAAtgaaggagacgacggagacctAGGTATTCCAGCGTTCCGACAGGATTGTCTTGCGAAAGGGGGAAGGGCGTCGAGAGGCGCTGAACCTACACAAACCGTAATATAAGGTGTGCCGGGCGCGGGACAGAACTGCAAAGCGGAACAAGGAACAGGCAGTACCCTGACGCTGAGACGACAGCTCAAACCACGAGACACCACGGAAGTGCACGGGTTTGGAAGCAAACCAGTCTTTCACGTCTGTTGTTGTCCTTCTCTTGGCGGGGGGCCAGCCAGCTCCTCGCAGTATGCGACCTCCGCCTGTGAGTTGTCtcgcgaggacgacgcagtcCTCTCCACAGGCAACGACGAAGTGTTTCGTTTCGTCGATGAGTGCTTGCACTGCACACATTTCTCTCGCGATCACCACTTACTGAGGAGTAGTGCCCCGGCGTAGCACTCCAGATAAGGCGAACGGTAGGCTTTTGCCCATCCCGGTCGTCGCGCTCGTCTTCATAAAAGGTTTTCCGCACGTGAAAGCTGTCGTCGTAGATTTCGATGGAAAAGTCGTAGAGCATGGACAGAGCCCGCAGCTCTCGGTCGTCGGCCCATTCTGTGAACAGATGTAAACGCCACGGAGCCGTCACCACGGTGAGGTTCTTCCTCGCACAACACTGGTCACTTCCTGTCTCGCGACTGGAGCGGGAACTGCCAGCAACCGGGGGAACGTGAACGAAAACGCAACCGGCACGAAGAGTCCGCAACTATGAAAAGCCCGTCAGCCTTCAGCACCCCTTTCCTGCACACGTGGATCCGAGTGTATCTCTTCGAAACCGGCGCATTTGCTCCTTTGGAAATCCACGTGAGACGGTGCCTCGCTCTGCAACCACTTTGATTCTGCCTTACCTCCGGCTGTTGCAATTTTCGCCAGGTACGCTTCAAAACTGGGACCGTCCGCTTCGTCAACAAAGGGTTCGAACTCGCGCTGTTTGATCCGCTGCATCGAGGCAGAACAGAAGAATCGCACGCTGCGTTCCCATGCGACGGCTGTCTGACCACGAACTTACCACACccgaaagggagacggaaagccCCGACTCGATCTATCTCCAGCTGCAGCCTGCGCTGCATGTTCGATCTCTGCAAAAGCAcgtcctcgcttctcacCCCCAGCCTTGAGCTCCATGCGCTCTGCTTGCGGGAAAAGAACCAAAAAACGGGCACTGTATACTGTTCTTCTCGAGCCGTAATGCGCAACGGAAAACCGACTCTCGTTCGTCCTTTCCACTAGACAGCCTACATAAAAATGGGATACCGTCTCGTCCCCCGCTGTCCGCGCATCCGTTCGTTTGTCCACACTGCTCGACAGGATGTAGGTATGCAAATGGGGGAAGTCAACTCCGTCCGCGCGCTCACCATGACTTCGACGGCCATCTGTCGGATGTAGAAATGGTAGTCCTGGGTGCCGTACAGCTGAAGGAATCAACAGGACCGCATACTGACCAGTGAGAGAAGCCGTTGATTTGCACGCGGCAAGTTGCGCGTTCAAGCGGACTCGCCTTTCTCTACCGTTGAGGTTTTTTTGTCCCGCGAAGACCCCGGCGCTTTTCAAGATCTCGGCACGGACTCAGTTGAGTCTGCTGGACCTCCGAAGGGCGGCGACTTCCACTTGCATGCACTCTTGGTGGACTGACGCCCTGTGCGTGCGAGTCGCACTTGGGCCAGGCCgactctctctttgcttACCTGATCCGAGAAAGACCGGAACATGCAGTtgccgtcgccttccaccTGGCGCTTGACGAGGTCTTGCCACCACGGCGGCCTTGCCTTCAGTCCCCTGAGATCAAACTCTTTCGAGACTGAGCAGGCTGTGCTAGCCGAACTGCTGCTATTGCTGTTCGACACACTTGAAGCGCTGTTGGATCTCGACCGCAGGTCGGCGGAGTCGACATGGGTCTCCtcgatcttcttctccccgtcctgctcgtcttcgtccttttccctccctgGCGCCGCGGCCTCACTCGGTCTCAGCTGCCCCCTCAGAGCCGCGGCGGCCTGTGGCGTTGCTGAGCGGCTCGAACCCGGGGAGGGAGCGCTGTCGGGGCGAcgcgtccctctcgctgACGCACCCCGCGTacctttcctctcgacaGCCGCGCCCGGCACTTcactcgcctt
This region of Neospora caninum Liverpool complete genome, chromosome VI genomic DNA includes:
- a CDS encoding OTU-like cysteine protease domain-containing protein — translated: MKNGTEVAASCAVVAESSRVEAAALLLSATKSSRTGKKKIPESSQCSSTRTAPTRASETSKSRSYSERYGGNRVSQVSSPKVAAAEDKKKERSARLSSSTRTASSPLSRSPQSRKPRKEQGSAPPRVGPSRVTPPPRSIAAPPCGPAIPSSSLNTRAGLEQKGGQGPEGKSPEADVRGADAPAEPGNKSTNTSPALSCTKPNQTEDKSRSTRHSVGAVKGTPKAKEGRDKRSGEPPELECAFSASESVDREVALEAGEAAESQDACESEEKREDGAAAACEEKKASEVPGAAVERKGTRGASARGTRRPDSAPSPGSSRSATPQAAAALRGQLRPSEAAAPGREKDEDEQDGEKKIEETHVDSADLRSRSNSASSVSNSNSSSSASTACSVSKEFDLRGLKARPPWWQDLVKRQVEGDGNCMFRSFSDQLYGTQDYHFYIRQMAVEVMRIKQREFEPFVDEADGPSFEAYLAKIATAGEWADDRELRALSMLYDFSIEIYDDSFHVRKTFYEDERDDRDGQKPTVRLIWSATPGHYSSVQRLSTPFPLSQDNPVGTLEYLGLRRLLHLEQAIDDESAALDAAEQTRLAAEWGLEPAELQALAEQQRQLFAEAAAAGKQKNRPHKKAQDICNRIWALFEASRATATDPKQRPHPLGASQDARGPGAEPKTSAGASRTCLLPPYTVPVTNARLVLGEFHAGFQHPPNVGELRVDAERTGAAPGERWRGGPAFQLGSGRRVEETPGGPSAQNGIPSTRVSSAAPRTAPVALSATDSPQAPTGSVARRLGSPGGPGRLGVSQSMADGERTAAAGAAPNAKPRHAASSFFVPISGNAPPYIGAYGAVEHASPGTVWGTGNPLYWPATQQTYTPDQQRLRHEYLSQQKLKQLWQESGTKAGRPGSGGQASGLPFVGNSASGSETCVSTSYPVPTASQGLLMAGTGLAASLSSRKMSSASTAASASPGPPAHLHQKYPFPDDKLGGVFALPTPATVETTGSRPFPAGSATGGSSAAARQSTPASFASSAQPGRVAASSASSGSVRLADGAGGMSRPDAARSDVRSHEASRVGGVLGRTNGVAGVVTRVPSAGIAASSAAKSAARPPFPVSLESEKKADAPVSATAEDPRMRPYAKSPSAANAADSSSLEACMLTSAEFAQMFHTAPTGEAGSEGNSRDAESFSAAWRKASGQLPPESGSSRSSAVPAFAGGNQPNGRGQNESPSTQQVLVPRLSAAGETAAGPWRLASTGDPGVKHCIRRPDGVYVQVDPSQVVAGYPVVTGAGFSSRVVLPGASSSGVAYSRQTPHSAAARRVVGFTRKGTPGTESASERSSGITLVGSDGSPTGVAPTGSWLGNWLRHTASSR